From Micromonospora nigra, one genomic window encodes:
- the wecB gene encoding non-hydrolyzing UDP-N-acetylglucosamine 2-epimerase: MNSDVPVQVVHVTGARPNFPKAAPVVRALGARGVRQRLIHTGQHYDERMSDVFFRQLGLPEPDENLAVGSGSHAGQTGEVMVGLERLFVASRPGLVVVYGDVNSTLAAALVATKLGIPVAHVEAGLRSFNRSMPEEINRLVTDRVSELLFATSPDALVHLGNEGVDPARVHFVGNPMIDTLLANLHLFDVPLVRQQLSLPERYVVATLHRPANVDDPGDAAELTKALHTVADQVLIVLPLHPRGRASLAAAGLFPHPRIRVVEPQGYVEFLSLVRGARAVVTDSGGVQEETTVLGVPCLTLRAETERPVTISHGTNRLVTREELAEAVRALLVTQRPAAGWPTPPLWDGRAGSRIAEVIARFVGAG, from the coding sequence GTGAACTCCGACGTCCCGGTCCAGGTCGTCCACGTCACGGGTGCCCGGCCCAACTTCCCCAAGGCGGCGCCGGTCGTGCGGGCGCTCGGCGCCCGGGGGGTGCGGCAGCGCCTGATCCACACCGGGCAGCACTACGACGAACGCATGTCGGACGTCTTCTTCCGGCAGCTCGGCCTGCCGGAGCCCGACGAGAACCTCGCCGTCGGCTCGGGCAGCCACGCCGGTCAGACCGGCGAGGTCATGGTGGGTCTCGAACGGCTCTTCGTGGCGTCGCGCCCGGGCCTGGTGGTCGTCTACGGCGACGTGAACTCCACGCTGGCCGCCGCCCTGGTGGCCACGAAGCTCGGCATCCCGGTGGCGCACGTCGAGGCGGGTCTGCGCAGCTTCAACCGGTCGATGCCGGAGGAGATCAACCGGCTGGTCACCGACCGGGTGTCGGAGCTGCTGTTCGCCACGAGTCCGGATGCGCTGGTCCACCTGGGCAACGAGGGGGTGGACCCGGCACGGGTCCACTTCGTCGGGAACCCGATGATCGACACGCTGCTCGCCAACCTGCACCTGTTCGACGTCCCGCTCGTCCGCCAGCAGCTCTCCCTGCCCGAGCGGTACGTGGTCGCCACCCTGCACCGGCCGGCGAACGTCGACGATCCCGGCGACGCGGCGGAACTCACCAAGGCGCTGCACACGGTGGCCGACCAGGTTCTGATCGTGCTGCCGTTGCATCCCCGGGGCCGCGCCAGCCTGGCCGCCGCGGGGCTGTTCCCCCACCCGCGGATCCGGGTCGTCGAGCCGCAGGGCTACGTGGAGTTTCTCAGCCTGGTGCGCGGGGCCCGCGCCGTGGTCACCGACTCCGGCGGTGTCCAGGAGGAGACGACGGTGCTGGGCGTACCGTGCCTCACCCTGCGCGCCGAGACCGAGCGTCCCGTGACCATCAGCCACGGCACGAACCGCCTGGTGACCCGGGAGGAGTTGGCGGAGGCGGTCCGGGCGCTGCTGGTGACGCAACGGCCCGCCGCGGGCTGGCCGACACCGCCACTGTGGGACGGTCGGGCCGGCAGCCGGATAGCCGAGGTGATCGCCCGGTTCGTCGGCGCGGGCTGA
- a CDS encoding glycosyltransferase: MTTDTSLILCDLSPFRHSTRTRKIAVTAAPHLPGTVRAVTLAQVGRNGAADDPGLSRIDGIEVEQLPVGRIDQRRRLTASIRNLATVYLPALWHLRRRVLATRARTVFVGHIALFWIGLAHRRRWGSQVILNGRERPGGIRTRGSLATWFSRVEPVLLRLVARRAPVTVVAVCESHATQFRRLGLDDVLVIRNVPLAAFAPDFVPPPPGPDLVVACVGTLYPGRGIEALIDATVTARAAGAAVRLEVTGPASQEYRTALLDRIRDAGAEAYVSLPGPCPPTEVAARIQRAHVATALYEAVDPANDSLSNKLFEGVVAGRPVIAGDLAENRALIERFAVGWSIPVEPAALGALLCELAADLPGVRAMAEHCYVTGRSEFVWEAETSVLQKRLLTAAGEQPSSPVPSSHSRGLL, translated from the coding sequence ATGACGACCGACACAAGTCTCATCTTGTGTGACCTCTCCCCCTTCCGGCACTCCACCAGGACGCGGAAGATCGCCGTGACGGCCGCGCCCCACCTGCCCGGCACCGTGCGGGCGGTCACGCTCGCCCAGGTCGGCCGCAACGGCGCGGCCGACGATCCCGGGCTGTCACGGATCGACGGCATCGAGGTGGAGCAGCTACCGGTGGGTCGCATCGACCAGCGACGCCGGCTGACCGCCTCGATCCGCAACCTGGCCACCGTCTACCTCCCCGCCCTGTGGCACCTGCGGCGGCGGGTCCTCGCCACCCGGGCCAGGACGGTCTTCGTGGGGCACATCGCGCTGTTCTGGATCGGCCTGGCGCACCGTCGACGCTGGGGCAGCCAGGTGATCCTGAACGGACGCGAACGCCCGGGTGGCATCCGCACCAGGGGCTCGCTCGCCACCTGGTTCTCGCGGGTGGAACCCGTCCTGCTCCGGCTGGTGGCCCGACGCGCCCCGGTGACCGTGGTGGCGGTCTGCGAGAGTCACGCGACGCAGTTCCGCAGGCTGGGCCTCGACGACGTGCTCGTCATCCGCAACGTCCCGCTCGCCGCGTTCGCGCCGGATTTCGTACCCCCGCCACCGGGGCCGGACCTGGTCGTCGCCTGCGTCGGCACCCTCTACCCCGGGCGCGGCATCGAGGCGCTGATCGACGCCACCGTCACCGCCCGGGCCGCCGGGGCTGCGGTACGCCTCGAGGTCACCGGCCCGGCGAGCCAGGAGTACCGGACGGCCCTGCTGGACCGGATCCGCGACGCGGGTGCCGAAGCGTACGTCTCGCTGCCCGGGCCGTGCCCGCCCACCGAGGTGGCCGCTCGCATCCAGCGCGCCCACGTCGCCACGGCGCTGTACGAGGCGGTGGACCCGGCCAACGACTCGCTGTCCAACAAGCTGTTCGAGGGGGTGGTCGCCGGGCGTCCCGTCATCGCCGGTGACCTGGCCGAGAACCGGGCGTTGATCGAACGGTTCGCGGTCGGCTGGTCGATCCCGGTCGAGCCCGCCGCGCTGGGTGCGCTGCTGTGCGAACTCGCGGCGGATCTTCCCGGCGTGCGGGCGATGGCTGAGCACTGTTACGTGACCGGCCGGTCGGAGTTCGTCTGGGAGGCGGAGACGTCGGTGTTGCAGAAGCGTCTCCTGACCGCCGCCGGCGAGCAGCCGTCCTCGCCGGTTCCTTCGAGCCACTCCAGGGGGCTGCTGTGA
- a CDS encoding lipopolysaccharide biosynthesis protein: MRARSGSDTGNDTTSDDTTRRRHRAAPRHRRRVASSRRGVLNIAAGSAGGQVLLLLAAPVLARMYSPADFGVFAVLGTLAATLGAVASGRFELAVPLPERDREAHDLVAVGLVTALGTALAGTVVVLVARDGIAALFDQPALSSWLWLTPWTAAAMAAVQVLNQLAIRYRRYSAIGRRNFLQAGATLLTQLGAGLVGLRSGGMALGLGVGQAVGALSLLPGMRRRGADEDPGTHRRSLWRTALHHRRFPLLLAPSGLINVLGLQLPVLLIAYFYGSAVAGWFGLTQRVLAIPVALLGLAVAQVYLAELSRAARTGSGRAAALFLQASRQLGMVAAAGALLIVFAAPPAFAMVFGPEWSTSGSYVQALAVFTATQLVGSPLSQTLIVFGRQGLQLAWDVGRMILVAAAVTATALAGGSALAAVWAFGLSAAAAYGVSWLLSFHVVTTAHRHGPPRKPEPVPPTLAHSR, encoded by the coding sequence ATGCGAGCGCGGTCGGGCAGCGACACCGGCAACGACACGACGTCCGACGACACGACTCGCCGGCGGCACCGGGCCGCCCCCCGCCACCGCCGTCGGGTGGCCAGCAGCCGACGGGGGGTGTTGAACATCGCCGCCGGAAGCGCCGGGGGACAGGTGCTCCTGCTGCTCGCCGCACCGGTGCTCGCCCGCATGTACAGCCCGGCCGACTTCGGGGTCTTCGCCGTGCTCGGCACGCTCGCCGCCACCCTCGGCGCGGTGGCGTCCGGCCGCTTCGAACTCGCGGTGCCGCTGCCGGAGCGGGACCGTGAGGCCCACGACCTGGTGGCGGTGGGTCTGGTGACGGCCCTCGGCACCGCGCTGGCCGGCACGGTCGTGGTCCTGGTTGCCAGGGACGGGATCGCGGCACTGTTCGACCAGCCGGCACTGTCGTCGTGGTTGTGGCTGACACCGTGGACGGCGGCGGCGATGGCCGCCGTCCAGGTGCTCAACCAGTTGGCGATCCGGTACCGGCGGTACTCCGCGATCGGCCGACGCAACTTCCTCCAGGCCGGTGCGACCCTCCTGACGCAGCTCGGCGCCGGCCTGGTGGGACTGCGTTCCGGGGGCATGGCGTTGGGGTTGGGCGTCGGCCAGGCCGTGGGCGCGCTCAGTCTGCTGCCCGGCATGCGCCGGCGGGGGGCGGACGAGGATCCCGGCACCCACCGCCGCAGCCTGTGGCGGACGGCCCTGCACCACCGTAGGTTCCCCCTGCTGCTCGCCCCGTCGGGGCTGATCAACGTGCTGGGTCTGCAACTGCCCGTCCTGCTCATCGCCTACTTCTACGGAAGCGCGGTGGCCGGATGGTTCGGCCTGACCCAGCGGGTGCTCGCGATACCCGTCGCGCTGCTCGGTCTGGCCGTCGCGCAGGTGTACCTGGCCGAGCTGTCGCGGGCCGCGCGCACCGGCAGCGGACGGGCAGCGGCGCTCTTCCTCCAGGCCAGCCGGCAACTGGGGATGGTCGCCGCGGCCGGGGCGCTGCTCATCGTCTTCGCCGCACCACCCGCCTTCGCGATGGTGTTCGGACCCGAGTGGAGCACGAGCGGCAGCTACGTTCAGGCGCTGGCGGTCTTCACGGCGACGCAACTGGTCGGCTCACCGCTGTCCCAGACCCTGATCGTCTTCGGTAGGCAGGGTCTTCAGCTCGCCTGGGACGTGGGACGGATGATCCTGGTCGCGGCGGCGGTGACGGCCACCGCCCTGGCCGGCGGCTCGGCCCTGGCCGCGGTGTGGGCCTTCGGCCTCTCCGCCGCCGCCGCCTACGGGGTGTCCTGGCTGCTCTCGTTCCACGTCGTCACCACGGCACACCGGCACGGGCCGCCACGGAAACCCGAGCCCGTGCCGCCGACTCTCGCCCACAGCCGGTGA
- a CDS encoding O-antigen polymerase codes for MITLFLPVLVLAAVHYSVAMRRYGLLTPDGLFVVCQLLMLYGTVRLVDTDSDTEVFYARLMAAAVALYLVASMTTSVVMQRTSRRRGVRAAYSDYSVTLVAPTGAILFVIAVSAVVTVAYFTAVGYSAFFLGLQGQLDGAPADIANLRLDSYAGEDYLFPGFVNQFKNAILPALTLVVAVWSFSRGGLFARAGSIVLIALSAVALLGTGQRGAMVVFLTTAIVYAYLHNRRRLPRAAVLPIVLGLPLVMLSTYVLARRDGQADSPLRAVTNDLVDRFVHDNQASGIAAFNYTSMLPVRNGGEWLEGLLSILPGHRGSTLSSEIFYTVYWSTRGTSPPSLWGSIHYNFDTVGLIFLAVLFGVLLQILTQRSLRRGRYNSLQLVGFAGITVVLGTWIAGGIETPMNVGLFSYLGLWYWGGRMGGPGRHSVVRADPAAATALPAGPRTWGPLPEGRRPGHRVPGQQVAGRV; via the coding sequence ATGATCACCCTGTTCCTCCCGGTCCTCGTCCTGGCCGCCGTCCACTACTCGGTGGCGATGCGCCGGTACGGCCTGCTCACCCCGGACGGCCTCTTCGTGGTCTGCCAACTGCTGATGCTCTACGGCACCGTGCGCCTGGTCGACACCGACTCCGACACGGAGGTGTTCTACGCACGGCTGATGGCCGCCGCCGTCGCCCTGTACCTCGTCGCCAGCATGACGACCAGTGTGGTCATGCAGCGCACCTCGCGCCGACGTGGCGTCCGGGCCGCCTACTCCGACTACTCGGTCACCCTGGTGGCACCCACCGGTGCGATCCTGTTCGTCATCGCGGTCTCGGCCGTCGTGACGGTCGCGTACTTCACCGCCGTCGGCTACAGCGCCTTCTTCCTCGGCCTGCAGGGCCAACTCGACGGGGCACCGGCGGACATCGCCAACCTGCGCCTGGACTCGTACGCCGGCGAGGACTACCTGTTCCCCGGCTTCGTCAACCAGTTCAAGAACGCGATCCTGCCCGCGCTGACCCTCGTGGTGGCGGTGTGGTCGTTCAGCCGGGGCGGTCTCTTCGCCCGGGCCGGCTCGATCGTCCTCATCGCGCTGTCGGCCGTCGCGCTGCTGGGCACCGGGCAACGCGGCGCGATGGTCGTGTTCCTGACGACCGCGATCGTCTACGCGTACCTGCACAACCGGCGCCGCCTGCCCCGGGCGGCCGTCCTGCCGATCGTGTTGGGGCTGCCGCTGGTCATGCTGTCGACCTACGTCCTGGCCCGGCGCGACGGGCAGGCCGACAGTCCGCTGCGCGCGGTGACGAACGACCTCGTCGACCGCTTCGTGCACGACAACCAGGCATCGGGTATCGCGGCGTTCAACTACACGTCCATGCTGCCGGTCCGCAACGGCGGCGAGTGGTTGGAGGGGCTGCTCAGCATCCTGCCCGGCCACCGGGGAAGCACGCTCAGCTCCGAGATCTTCTACACGGTCTACTGGTCCACCCGGGGCACCTCCCCGCCGTCGCTCTGGGGCTCGATCCACTACAACTTCGACACGGTCGGTCTGATCTTCCTGGCCGTCCTGTTCGGTGTCCTGCTCCAGATCCTCACCCAGCGGTCCCTGCGCAGGGGGCGGTACAACTCGCTGCAACTGGTGGGGTTCGCGGGGATCACCGTCGTTCTCGGCACCTGGATCGCCGGGGGCATCGAGACGCCCATGAACGTCGGCCTGTTCAGCTATCTCGGCCTGTGGTACTGGGGCGGACGGATGGGCGGCCCCGGGCGGCACTCGGTCGTCCGCGCCGACCCGGCGGCGGCCACGGCGCTACCGGCCGGCCCGCGCACCTGGGGGCCGCTACCCGAGGGCCGCCGGCCAGGGCACCGGGTACCCGGACAGCAGGTCGCCGGGCGGGTCTGA
- a CDS encoding dTDP-4-dehydrorhamnose reductase family protein, giving the protein MSRRILVLGATGMLGHTLMRELHDVAALDVHGAVRGTGAAGLPPELVERITTGVDVRDPGRVGRLVDDVRPEVVVNCVGVIKQRPEVQDAVHTITVNALFPHQLAQECARRDVRLVHVSTDCVFSGDRGGYVETDIPDPPDLYGRSKLLGEVHRPPALTLRTSIIGHELTGHRSLVDWFLSQDTIVSGYTKAIYSGVTTVEFARLLRSVVLSREDLTGLYHVAAIPISKYELLKLVATAYGWAGRIVPHDGFVCDRSMSAEALAQATGYRPPSWSEMISQLVAARARWARGGVPPVYPGAVNRPRSPGGPSGSPPAPRSRS; this is encoded by the coding sequence ATGAGCCGACGGATACTCGTCCTGGGCGCCACCGGCATGCTCGGGCACACCCTCATGCGGGAACTGCACGACGTCGCCGCCCTGGACGTGCACGGCGCGGTGCGCGGAACCGGCGCGGCCGGTCTGCCGCCGGAGCTGGTGGAGCGGATCACGACCGGCGTGGACGTGCGCGACCCCGGGCGCGTCGGCCGGTTGGTGGACGACGTCCGGCCCGAGGTGGTGGTGAACTGCGTCGGCGTGATCAAGCAGCGTCCCGAGGTCCAGGACGCGGTGCACACGATCACCGTCAACGCGCTCTTTCCCCACCAGCTGGCGCAGGAGTGCGCCCGCCGGGACGTCCGCCTCGTGCACGTCAGCACCGACTGCGTCTTCTCCGGCGACCGGGGCGGCTACGTGGAGACCGACATCCCCGACCCGCCGGACCTGTACGGCCGCTCGAAACTGCTCGGCGAGGTCCACCGCCCACCGGCGCTGACGCTGCGTACCTCGATCATCGGGCACGAGCTGACCGGCCACCGGTCCCTCGTCGACTGGTTCCTGTCCCAGGACACGATCGTGTCGGGCTACACCAAGGCGATCTACAGCGGCGTCACGACGGTCGAGTTCGCGCGGCTGCTGAGGTCGGTCGTCCTGTCCCGGGAGGACCTCACCGGCCTGTACCACGTCGCGGCGATACCCATCTCGAAGTACGAGCTGCTGAAGCTGGTCGCCACCGCGTACGGGTGGGCCGGGCGGATCGTCCCCCACGACGGCTTCGTCTGCGACCGCTCGATGTCGGCCGAGGCGCTGGCGCAGGCCACCGGATACCGGCCGCCGTCCTGGTCGGAAATGATCTCCCAGCTGGTGGCGGCGCGGGCGCGGTGGGCGCGCGGCGGCGTCCCTCCCGTCTACCCGGGAGCCGTCAACCGCCCCCGGTCACCGGGCGGGCCATCCGGTTCACCCCCCGCACCTCGATCGCGGAGCTGA
- a CDS encoding glycosyltransferase family 4 protein, protein MTGPGGASRDGDPAATRVTLVSQFFPPEPVPIPLGLTRCLRRLGFAVDVLTGVPNYPTGTVHPGYSHRRRTVDGLDGVRVLRTPLHPSHDRSTVGRVANYLSWAASSTLLGSPLLRTADVALVYSSPATAACAALTARLRWGTPYVLMVMDLWPDSVFATGFLTHGPARRAAQATLGRFTDLTYRWADHVTVPSPGLRDTLVARGVPAGKVSVVYNWADEKIMQPAEPEPGFRARLGLTPDDFVVMYGGNHGPAQGLDVAIDAMDGLRDLPDVHLVLVGDGVSRNALRSRADQLGLRTVHFVDQVTPERMVAVSAAADIQLVCLADEPLFRITMPSKVQTIFACGQPVLSCAPGDAARAVRDADAGFTSPPGDPARLAETVRLAHATPRARLRAMGRAGHDHYRLHMSESANARLLADLLAEAAAKGRGRPRRNREQR, encoded by the coding sequence GTGACCGGGCCCGGCGGGGCCAGCCGGGACGGCGACCCGGCAGCCACCAGAGTCACCCTGGTCAGTCAGTTCTTCCCGCCGGAACCGGTGCCCATCCCGCTGGGCCTGACCCGCTGCCTGCGCCGGCTGGGGTTCGCGGTGGACGTGCTGACCGGGGTGCCCAACTATCCCACCGGGACCGTCCACCCGGGCTACTCGCACCGGCGGCGGACGGTCGACGGCCTCGACGGCGTCCGGGTGCTCCGTACCCCGCTGCACCCCAGCCACGACCGGTCCACGGTCGGCCGGGTCGCCAACTACCTGAGCTGGGCGGCGTCCTCGACCCTGCTGGGCTCGCCGCTGCTGCGCACGGCGGACGTGGCGCTGGTCTACTCCTCCCCGGCGACGGCGGCCTGTGCGGCGCTGACGGCGCGGCTGCGCTGGGGTACCCCGTACGTGCTGATGGTGATGGACCTGTGGCCCGACTCGGTCTTCGCCACCGGATTCCTCACCCACGGCCCGGCCCGCCGGGCGGCACAGGCAACCCTGGGCCGGTTCACCGACCTGACCTACCGCTGGGCCGACCACGTCACGGTCCCCTCCCCCGGCCTGCGGGACACCCTCGTCGCGCGCGGTGTGCCCGCCGGGAAGGTGTCGGTCGTCTACAACTGGGCCGACGAGAAGATCATGCAGCCGGCCGAACCCGAGCCCGGTTTCCGGGCCCGCCTCGGCCTGACCCCCGACGACTTCGTGGTCATGTACGGCGGCAACCACGGCCCGGCACAGGGCCTCGACGTGGCGATCGACGCCATGGACGGCCTGCGTGACCTGCCCGACGTGCACCTGGTGCTGGTCGGCGACGGGGTGAGCCGCAACGCCCTGCGCTCCCGGGCCGACCAGCTCGGCCTGCGGACGGTGCACTTCGTCGACCAGGTCACCCCGGAACGCATGGTCGCCGTGTCGGCCGCCGCCGACATCCAGCTCGTCTGTCTCGCCGACGAGCCGCTGTTCCGGATCACCATGCCGAGCAAGGTCCAGACGATCTTCGCCTGCGGGCAGCCCGTCCTGTCCTGCGCGCCGGGGGACGCGGCCCGGGCGGTACGCGACGCCGACGCCGGATTCACCTCCCCGCCCGGCGACCCGGCGCGGCTGGCCGAGACCGTCCGGCTCGCGCACGCCACCCCACGCGCCCGGCTGCGGGCGATGGGCCGGGCCGGACACGACCACTACCGGCTGCACATGAGCGAGTCAGCCAACGCGAGGCTCCTCGCCGACCTGCTGGCCGAGGCCGCGGCGAAGGGCCGCGGGAGACCACGCCGAAACCGGGAGCAACGATGA
- a CDS encoding polysaccharide biosynthesis protein, producing MISSLSGRRFLITGGTGSFGQTMVSRLLDAGAAEVRVLSRDESKQDMMRHRLRDDRVRYYVGDVRDLDSVFKAARGVEFVFHAAALKQVPSCEFFPLEAVRTNVLGSANVVDACERNGVETLVLLSTDKAVYPVNAMGMTKALMEKVAQAHARNNPAARTRVCCVRYGNVMCSRGSVIPLFVEQIRNGLAPTVTEPTMTRFLMSLGESVDLVEHAFRHGQPGDVFIRKADACTVGDLATALCNLFGVPAKFDVLGIRHGEKLFETLASREDLARAEDFGDFLRVPVDSRDLNYALYFDEGDIRQEHVADYHSHNARRLDVPEIMSLLLTLPEIRAQLDGIGQPTATRRA from the coding sequence GTGATTTCCTCACTTTCGGGCCGACGTTTCCTGATCACCGGCGGCACGGGTTCCTTCGGGCAGACGATGGTGTCCCGGCTGCTCGACGCCGGTGCCGCCGAGGTACGCGTCCTCAGTCGGGACGAATCGAAGCAGGACATGATGCGCCACCGGCTGCGCGACGACCGGGTGCGCTACTACGTGGGGGACGTCCGGGATCTCGACAGCGTCTTCAAGGCCGCCCGCGGCGTCGAGTTCGTGTTCCACGCGGCGGCCCTCAAGCAGGTTCCCTCCTGCGAGTTCTTTCCGCTGGAAGCGGTCCGCACCAATGTGCTCGGCAGCGCCAACGTGGTCGACGCCTGCGAACGCAACGGCGTCGAGACCCTCGTGCTGCTCAGCACGGACAAGGCCGTCTACCCGGTCAACGCGATGGGCATGACCAAGGCCCTCATGGAGAAGGTCGCCCAGGCACACGCGCGCAACAACCCGGCGGCCCGTACGAGGGTCTGCTGCGTGCGCTACGGCAACGTGATGTGCTCCCGCGGTTCGGTCATCCCCCTGTTCGTCGAACAGATCCGCAACGGCCTGGCACCGACGGTGACCGAACCGACGATGACCCGGTTCCTGATGTCCCTCGGCGAGTCGGTCGACCTGGTCGAACACGCCTTCCGGCACGGCCAGCCCGGCGACGTCTTCATCCGCAAGGCCGACGCCTGCACGGTCGGAGACCTCGCGACGGCCCTGTGCAACCTGTTCGGGGTGCCGGCCAAGTTCGACGTCCTCGGCATCCGACACGGCGAGAAGCTGTTCGAGACCCTGGCCAGCCGGGAGGACCTGGCCCGCGCCGAGGACTTCGGTGACTTCCTGCGGGTACCGGTCGACAGCCGCGACCTCAACTACGCCCTGTACTTCGACGAGGGCGACATCCGCCAGGAACACGTCGCCGACTACCACTCGCACAACGCCCGGCGGCTGGACGTACCGGAGATCATGTCGCTGTTGCTGACCCTGCCGGAGATCCGGGCGCAGCTCGACGGGATCGGCCAGCCGACCGCCACCCGTCGCGCGTGA
- the wecB gene encoding non-hydrolyzing UDP-N-acetylglucosamine 2-epimerase — protein sequence MTRVMTVVGTRPEIIRLSRITDRLDRTVEHVLVHTGQNWDRSLSDVFFTEMRLREPDRFLRVDTSSLGRVLGGVLVGVEEAVRDLRPDALLVLGDTNSAIAALMARRMRVPVYHMEAGNRCFDLNVPEETNRRLVDHVADFNLVYSEHARRNLLAEGLHPRRILHTGSPMREVIEHYRPQIEASSVLRQVELDAGSYFVVSAHREENVDHPARLRRLLDCLRAVRGEWGLPVLVSTHPRTRKRLESLTDDATDLDGIAFHEPFGFFDYVHLQTRARCVLSDSGTISEEAAILGFPAVTLRDSMERPEALDAGGIIMTGLDRDGVVEAVRVAIDQVAVDGVPCPADYQVTDTSRLVVNFILSTVRRHHDWAGIRR from the coding sequence ATGACGCGGGTCATGACGGTGGTGGGAACGCGGCCGGAGATCATCCGGCTGTCCCGGATCACCGATCGACTGGACCGGACGGTCGAGCACGTGCTCGTCCACACCGGGCAGAACTGGGACCGGTCCCTGTCCGACGTCTTCTTCACCGAGATGCGCCTGCGGGAACCGGACCGCTTCCTGCGGGTCGACACGTCCTCACTCGGCCGGGTCCTCGGTGGTGTCCTCGTCGGTGTCGAGGAGGCCGTCCGCGACCTGCGACCGGACGCGCTGCTCGTGCTCGGGGACACCAACAGCGCCATCGCGGCGCTGATGGCCCGGCGGATGCGGGTGCCGGTCTACCACATGGAGGCGGGCAACCGGTGCTTCGACCTGAACGTGCCGGAGGAGACCAACCGCCGCCTGGTCGACCACGTCGCCGACTTCAACCTCGTCTACAGCGAACACGCCCGGCGCAACCTGCTCGCCGAGGGCCTGCACCCCCGGCGCATCCTGCACACCGGCTCACCGATGCGGGAGGTGATCGAGCACTACCGGCCCCAGATCGAGGCGTCGTCGGTCCTGCGCCAGGTGGAACTGGACGCCGGGAGCTACTTCGTGGTCAGCGCCCACCGGGAGGAGAACGTGGACCATCCGGCCCGGCTGCGGCGGCTGCTCGACTGCCTGCGCGCGGTCCGTGGCGAGTGGGGACTGCCGGTGCTGGTGTCGACCCACCCCCGCACCCGCAAGCGGCTGGAGTCGCTGACCGACGACGCCACCGACCTCGACGGCATCGCCTTCCACGAGCCCTTCGGCTTCTTCGACTACGTCCACCTGCAGACCCGGGCCCGGTGCGTGCTGTCCGACAGCGGCACCATCAGCGAGGAGGCGGCGATCCTCGGCTTCCCCGCGGTGACCCTGCGGGACTCGATGGAGCGGCCGGAGGCGCTCGACGCCGGCGGCATCATCATGACCGGCCTGGACCGGGACGGCGTCGTCGAGGCCGTCCGGGTGGCGATCGACCAGGTGGCCGTGGACGGTGTTCCCTGCCCGGCCGACTACCAGGTCACCGACACCTCCCGGCTGGTGGTCAACTTCATCCTGTCCACGGTGCGCCGGCATCACGACTGGGCCGGCATCCGCCGCTGA
- a CDS encoding acetyltransferase, with protein MTVPLVIVGCGGHGREVLTIARAMDAGTGPPRWRLLGFVDDRPGEENLKRVHRLDVPWLGGVEWLRDAPGDTHHVIGIGDPRVRRAVAQRIDRYGVPAASLVHPDATLGDDLRHGPGFVAFPGARVTTNVTVGRHVHLNQNCTVGHDCVLADHVSVNPLAAVSGDCRLDDGVLVGTTAAVLQGLRVGRDATVGAGACVVRDVPEGVVVKGVPAR; from the coding sequence GTGACCGTACCCCTGGTGATCGTCGGTTGTGGCGGGCACGGCCGGGAGGTCCTGACCATCGCCCGTGCCATGGACGCGGGGACCGGACCGCCCCGCTGGCGGCTGCTCGGCTTCGTCGACGACCGGCCCGGCGAGGAGAACCTCAAGCGGGTGCACCGGCTGGACGTGCCCTGGCTGGGTGGCGTCGAGTGGCTGCGGGACGCCCCCGGCGACACCCACCACGTCATCGGCATCGGTGACCCGCGGGTCCGGCGCGCGGTCGCCCAGCGGATCGACCGGTACGGCGTCCCGGCGGCCAGCCTCGTGCACCCTGACGCGACGCTCGGCGACGACCTGCGGCACGGCCCCGGCTTCGTCGCGTTCCCGGGTGCCCGGGTCACCACGAACGTCACCGTCGGCCGCCACGTGCACCTCAACCAGAACTGCACGGTCGGCCACGACTGCGTGCTGGCCGACCACGTGTCGGTGAATCCGCTGGCCGCCGTCTCCGGGGACTGCCGGCTCGACGACGGGGTGCTCGTCGGCACCACCGCCGCCGTCCTCCAGGGGCTGCGGGTGGGCCGGGACGCCACCGTCGGCGCGGGCGCGTGTGTGGTGCGGGACGTGCCCGAGGGCGTCGTGGTCAAGGGCGTTCCGGCCCGTTGA